A window of Cellulomonas fimi contains these coding sequences:
- a CDS encoding glycosyl hydrolase family 95 catalytic domain-containing protein has translation MIGRRTVLSFAGPARTWVEAFPVGNGTLGAMVHGGGDRARVQVNDATAWSGRPDGPDRALAAVRSAGAGPERLAAARAALAEGRHEDAADLLATFQGPWAQAFQPFVDLHVTIDPSGGDPPEPDGAPDPYAPAPRTAQVRRPDDSPRTLDLRDGTVVEDVPVGAGSVEVEWYASAADGALHGRWASDVPFGLRVELSTQHDVSADHHAPGGRVLVLELPDDVPPGHEPQAATLRTGEGKSLTGVAALLACSDGEVAGSSSALRVSGATWVEVVLATGTTSPWPSDGPLRPRVDVVADVLACARQALPGSRVDGDASRARHVADHHRLLDRCLLDLTGADVHLRLPGAIATTPHAALAQAVFDHGRYLLVASSRPGSPPANLQGVWNAEATPPWSSGYTLNVNLEMAYWGAEAVGLGECHEALLDHVGLVARRGAAVARDLYGCGGWVAHHNSDVWGWALPVGAGHGDPAWAQWALGGVWLCRHLWDHADVTGDLGFLRERAWPLLHGAAEFCLDWLVEAPDGRLTTSPSTSPENTFVRPDGGTGALTAGAAMDLVLVRDLLERCLDTVALLDLDDPIEPRLRSALHRLAHPGVGPDGLLREWSHDAPAVDPHHRHLSHLVGLFPLAQVDVVDTPDLAQAARASLDARGPGSTGWSLAWKTALRARLGDGDAVGALLAEAMQPADPSSTQRERGGLLPNLFSTHPPFQVDGNLGLVAAVVEALVQSTPGRLRLLPALPPQWPDGSVRGVRGRGGLVVDVTWRDGSLRGVVLRAGRGVTLEVVHADRTRTVTLDAGATLRLDGHLTEVSS, from the coding sequence GTGATCGGCCGTCGCACCGTGCTGTCCTTCGCCGGACCGGCGCGGACGTGGGTCGAGGCGTTCCCGGTGGGGAACGGCACGCTCGGCGCGATGGTCCACGGCGGCGGTGACCGGGCGCGTGTGCAGGTCAACGACGCGACCGCGTGGTCGGGCCGGCCCGACGGACCTGACCGGGCGCTCGCGGCGGTGCGTTCCGCCGGGGCCGGGCCGGAGCGGCTGGCGGCGGCGCGCGCGGCGCTCGCGGAGGGGCGGCACGAGGACGCGGCCGACCTGCTCGCGACGTTCCAGGGCCCGTGGGCGCAGGCGTTCCAGCCGTTCGTCGACCTCCACGTGACGATCGACCCGTCGGGCGGCGACCCGCCGGAGCCGGACGGTGCACCCGACCCGTACGCGCCCGCCCCGAGGACCGCGCAGGTCCGGCGTCCCGACGACTCCCCGCGGACGCTGGACCTGCGCGACGGCACGGTCGTCGAAGACGTCCCGGTCGGAGCCGGGTCGGTCGAGGTCGAGTGGTACGCGAGCGCGGCCGACGGTGCGCTGCACGGCCGGTGGGCGTCGGACGTGCCGTTCGGGCTGCGCGTCGAGCTGTCGACCCAGCACGACGTGAGCGCCGACCACCACGCGCCGGGCGGCCGCGTGCTCGTCCTCGAGCTGCCCGACGACGTCCCGCCGGGCCACGAGCCGCAGGCGGCGACCCTGCGGACGGGCGAGGGGAAGTCGCTCACGGGGGTCGCCGCGCTGCTCGCGTGCAGCGACGGCGAGGTCGCGGGCTCGTCGTCCGCGCTGCGGGTGTCGGGCGCGACGTGGGTCGAGGTCGTCCTCGCGACGGGCACGACGTCGCCGTGGCCGTCCGACGGCCCGCTGCGCCCGCGCGTGGACGTGGTCGCGGACGTCCTCGCGTGCGCGCGCCAGGCGCTGCCCGGCAGTCGGGTCGACGGCGACGCGTCCCGCGCCCGGCACGTCGCGGACCACCATCGGCTGCTCGACCGGTGCCTGCTCGACCTCACGGGCGCGGACGTCCACCTGCGCCTGCCCGGCGCGATCGCGACGACGCCGCACGCCGCGCTCGCGCAGGCGGTGTTCGACCACGGCCGCTACCTGCTCGTCGCGTCGTCGCGACCCGGCTCGCCGCCGGCGAACCTGCAGGGTGTCTGGAACGCCGAGGCGACGCCGCCGTGGTCGAGCGGGTACACGCTCAACGTCAACCTCGAGATGGCGTACTGGGGCGCGGAGGCCGTCGGGCTCGGCGAGTGCCACGAGGCGCTGCTGGACCACGTGGGTCTGGTCGCCCGGCGGGGCGCGGCTGTCGCCCGGGACCTGTACGGCTGCGGCGGCTGGGTCGCGCACCACAACAGCGACGTGTGGGGCTGGGCGCTGCCCGTCGGGGCCGGTCACGGCGACCCGGCGTGGGCGCAGTGGGCCCTGGGCGGTGTCTGGCTGTGCCGCCACCTGTGGGACCACGCGGACGTGACGGGCGACCTCGGCTTCCTGCGCGAGCGGGCCTGGCCGCTGCTGCACGGCGCCGCGGAGTTCTGCCTGGACTGGCTGGTCGAGGCGCCCGACGGCCGGCTCACCACGTCGCCGTCGACGTCGCCCGAGAACACGTTCGTGCGGCCCGACGGGGGCACGGGCGCGCTGACGGCGGGCGCGGCGATGGATCTCGTCCTGGTCCGCGACCTGCTGGAGCGCTGTCTCGACACCGTCGCGCTGCTCGACCTGGACGACCCGATCGAGCCCCGGCTGCGCTCCGCGCTGCACCGGCTGGCCCACCCGGGCGTCGGCCCGGACGGCCTGCTGCGCGAGTGGTCGCACGACGCCCCGGCCGTCGACCCGCACCACCGTCACCTGTCGCACCTCGTCGGCCTCTTCCCGCTCGCGCAGGTCGACGTCGTCGACACCCCGGACCTCGCGCAGGCCGCGCGCGCGTCGCTCGACGCCCGCGGTCCCGGGTCGACCGGTTGGTCGCTCGCGTGGAAGACCGCGCTGCGCGCCCGGCTCGGCGACGGTGACGCGGTCGGTGCGCTGCTCGCGGAGGCGATGCAGCCCGCGGACCCGTCGTCGACACAACGGGAGCGCGGCGGCCTGCTGCCGAACCTGTTCTCGACGCACCCGCCGTTCCAGGTCGACGGCAACCTCGGGCTCGTCGCGGCGGTCGTGGAGGCACTCGTCCAGTCGACGCCGGGTCGTCTGCGCCTGCTGCCCGCGCTGCCGCCGCAGTGGCCGGACGGGTCGGTCCGCGGGGTGCGCGGGCGCGGCGGGCTGGTCGTCGACGTGACGTGGCGCGACGGGTCGCTGCGTGGCGTGGTGCTGCGCGCGGGCCGCGGGGTCACGCTGGAGGTGGTGCACGCCGACCGGACGCGGACCGTGACGCTCGACGCGGGCGCGACGCTGCGGCTCGACGGGCACCTGACGGAGGTGTCGTCGTGA
- a CDS encoding carbohydrate ABC transporter permease has protein sequence MSGQSPEITAEAPVVPATTVRRDADGVPRAASPRRRGSKHRPAWEEPPTKTGLTLKGVVLALVVLAVLFPLWTVLLTSFSTQAETIRSGGMVVVPGELTLSAYTQILSGGVVTRAALVSIGITAVGTVISTIVSVLAAYGLSRPGSVLHRPILFVFLVTMFFGAGLIPTYLLVSSLGLIDSYWSLILPGAVSAFNVLILRSFFMGIDHAILDAARIDGAGDWRILGRIVLPMSKAAIAVVALFYGVGYWNAFFNAMLYINDNAKWPLQLVLRSYVLQGVTLPGSGTGQVDTVSGVVTGLPVRMAVMVLAIVPILLVYPFVQRHFTKGVIFGAIKG, from the coding sequence ATGAGCGGACAGTCACCCGAGATCACCGCGGAGGCGCCCGTCGTCCCCGCCACGACCGTCCGGCGCGACGCCGACGGCGTCCCGCGCGCGGCGAGCCCGAGGCGGCGCGGCTCGAAGCACCGTCCCGCGTGGGAGGAGCCGCCGACCAAGACCGGTCTGACGCTCAAGGGCGTCGTGCTCGCGCTCGTCGTCCTGGCCGTGCTGTTCCCGCTCTGGACGGTGCTGCTCACGAGCTTCTCGACGCAGGCCGAGACGATCCGGTCCGGCGGCATGGTCGTCGTGCCGGGCGAGCTCACGCTCAGCGCCTACACGCAGATCCTGTCCGGGGGCGTCGTCACGCGCGCGGCGCTCGTGAGCATCGGCATCACCGCGGTCGGCACGGTCATCTCGACGATCGTGTCGGTGCTCGCCGCGTACGGGCTCTCCCGACCCGGGTCGGTGCTGCACCGGCCGATCCTGTTCGTCTTCCTCGTGACGATGTTCTTCGGCGCCGGCCTGATCCCGACGTACCTGCTCGTCAGCAGTCTCGGCCTCATCGACAGCTACTGGTCGCTGATCCTCCCGGGCGCCGTCTCGGCGTTCAACGTGCTGATCCTGCGCAGCTTCTTCATGGGCATCGACCACGCGATCCTCGACGCGGCCCGCATCGACGGCGCGGGCGACTGGCGCATCCTCGGGAGGATCGTCCTGCCGATGTCGAAGGCCGCCATCGCGGTCGTCGCGCTGTTCTACGGCGTCGGGTACTGGAACGCGTTCTTCAACGCGATGCTTTACATCAACGACAACGCGAAGTGGCCGCTGCAGCTCGTGCTGCGGTCGTACGTGCTGCAGGGTGTGACGCTGCCCGGCAGCGGCACGGGCCAGGTCGACACCGTGTCGGGCGTCGTGACGGGCCTGCCCGTCCGGATGGCTGTCATGGTCCTCGCGATCGTGCCGATCCTGCTCGTCTACCCGTTCGTGCAGCGCCACTTCACCAAGGGCGTGATCTTCGGCGCGATCAAGGGCTGA
- a CDS encoding ABC transporter permease, translating into MALDALTRRRGTTASTPDPVTGAGKPPAPARPPVRTIPLRTRLKRDRSLLLMVLPAVGLLVVFAYVPMLGNVIAWQQYSPYTGFLRSPFVGWMHFERVFSNPLFLDAVGNTLVITAFQLLFFFPIPIVLALLLNSVLSPRVRTTIQSIVYLPHFFSWVLVVTIFQQIFGGAGLVNQGLRANGLQGFDMMTNPDTFLVLITMQSVWKDAGWGIIIFLAALSTVSPEHYEAAAVDGANRWRRMWHVTLPAMRPVIILLLILRLGDSLTVGFEQLILQRDAVGSGVAEVIDTYVYFQGVVYADWSFAAAAGLVKGVVSLLLVLGANKLAHVFGEAGVYQKA; encoded by the coding sequence ATGGCACTCGACGCACTGACGCGTCGGCGCGGCACGACCGCGTCGACGCCGGACCCGGTGACCGGCGCGGGGAAGCCCCCCGCGCCGGCCCGCCCCCCGGTCCGCACGATCCCGCTCCGCACGCGCCTCAAGCGCGACCGCTCGCTGCTCCTCATGGTGCTGCCCGCGGTCGGCCTGCTCGTGGTCTTCGCGTACGTCCCGATGCTGGGCAACGTCATCGCCTGGCAGCAGTACTCGCCCTACACCGGTTTCCTGCGCTCCCCGTTCGTCGGCTGGATGCACTTCGAGCGCGTGTTCAGCAACCCGCTGTTCCTCGACGCGGTCGGCAACACGCTCGTCATCACCGCGTTCCAGCTGCTGTTCTTCTTCCCGATCCCGATCGTGCTGGCGCTGCTGCTCAACAGCGTGCTGTCACCCCGTGTGCGCACGACGATCCAGTCGATCGTCTACCTGCCGCACTTCTTCTCGTGGGTGCTGGTCGTGACGATCTTCCAGCAGATCTTCGGCGGCGCGGGGCTCGTCAACCAGGGGCTGCGGGCCAACGGCCTGCAGGGCTTCGACATGATGACGAACCCCGACACGTTCCTCGTGCTCATCACGATGCAGTCGGTCTGGAAGGACGCCGGGTGGGGGATCATCATCTTCCTCGCGGCGCTGTCGACGGTCTCGCCGGAGCACTACGAGGCAGCCGCGGTCGACGGCGCGAACCGGTGGCGCCGCATGTGGCACGTGACGCTGCCCGCCATGCGGCCCGTCATCATCCTGCTGCTGATCCTGCGGCTCGGTGACTCGCTCACCGTCGGGTTCGAGCAGCTCATCCTGCAGCGCGACGCCGTCGGCTCGGGCGTCGCCGAGGTCATCGACACGTACGTCTACTTCCAGGGCGTCGTCTACGCCGACTGGAGCTTCGCGGCGGCCGCGGGCCTCGTGAAGGGCGTCGTCAGCCTGCTCCTGGTCCTGGGAGCCAACAAGCTCGCCCACGTGTTCGGCGAGGCGGGGGTGTATCAGAAGGCATGA
- a CDS encoding twin-arginine translocation signal domain-containing protein: MTPPLQLGRVGDVAVDRRSFLGMLAAGAAVVGVPSLLSACSPGTPTGAATSAAPIGDVLPKYIPITYAEPDYPSVNGSPPGYETIPAELVRSVPTPPGTGLALTAMTPLWGTIPPTKGNQYYAAVNELLGSDLTFQIADGNTYGDKLAAVLASPKDVPDWVCVPSWNLPPRFGSEIVGNVFQDLTPYLAGDLVEEYPNLANIPTDAWKYCVFNGRLYGLPFPGETINDATFYRKDLLDAQGITVALTNGQDLIDLAKELTGGNQWGAEDLWTTATQIHGVVPKWKLEGDKLVHRVETDEYRAALEWNAALFASGAVHPDAVAGQTGDAKLRFQSGRSLIMADGMGGWNEALRDNLGSNPSYWQQPIDPFDASGGEPVLFKSNPANIFSFVKKSEDEAKIKEVLALANVLAAPYGTVEFDTINNGVEGVHYTRGADRVPVPTELAAVELQPTYIFLVDPPTAEARVQYPGYVKAASEWRAMAAGYAQDPLFYAQQIVEPAQYASIGQPFEDLEKDISRGRKSMDDLDAAVETWRASGGEELRAFYQDVLDSQS; encoded by the coding sequence ATGACCCCTCCCCTCCAGCTCGGCCGCGTCGGCGACGTGGCTGTCGACCGGCGCTCGTTCCTGGGGATGCTGGCCGCCGGCGCCGCGGTCGTCGGCGTCCCGTCCCTGCTCAGCGCGTGCAGCCCCGGAACCCCCACCGGCGCGGCGACCAGCGCGGCACCGATCGGCGACGTCCTCCCGAAGTACATCCCCATCACCTACGCCGAGCCCGACTACCCGAGCGTCAACGGCTCGCCCCCCGGGTACGAGACGATCCCCGCCGAGCTCGTCCGGTCCGTGCCGACGCCGCCCGGCACCGGCCTCGCGCTCACCGCGATGACGCCCCTGTGGGGCACGATCCCGCCCACGAAGGGCAACCAGTACTACGCCGCGGTCAACGAGCTGCTCGGCTCGGACCTCACGTTCCAGATCGCCGACGGCAACACCTACGGCGACAAGCTCGCCGCGGTCCTCGCGTCGCCCAAGGACGTCCCGGACTGGGTCTGCGTGCCGTCGTGGAACCTGCCCCCGCGGTTCGGCTCGGAGATCGTCGGCAACGTCTTCCAGGACCTCACGCCGTACCTCGCGGGCGACCTCGTCGAGGAGTACCCGAACCTCGCCAACATCCCGACCGACGCGTGGAAGTACTGCGTCTTCAACGGTCGGCTGTACGGCCTGCCGTTCCCCGGCGAGACGATCAACGACGCGACGTTCTACCGCAAGGACCTGCTCGACGCGCAGGGCATCACGGTCGCGCTGACCAACGGGCAGGACCTGATCGACCTGGCCAAGGAGCTCACGGGCGGCAACCAGTGGGGTGCCGAGGACCTCTGGACGACCGCCACGCAGATCCACGGGGTCGTGCCCAAGTGGAAGCTCGAGGGCGACAAGCTCGTCCACCGCGTCGAGACCGACGAGTACCGCGCCGCGCTCGAGTGGAACGCCGCACTCTTCGCGTCGGGCGCCGTGCACCCGGACGCCGTCGCGGGCCAGACGGGCGACGCCAAGCTGCGGTTCCAGAGCGGCCGGTCGCTCATCATGGCCGACGGCATGGGCGGCTGGAACGAGGCGCTGCGCGACAACCTCGGCAGCAACCCGTCGTACTGGCAGCAGCCGATCGACCCGTTCGACGCGTCGGGAGGCGAGCCGGTGCTCTTCAAGAGCAACCCGGCGAACATCTTCTCCTTCGTCAAGAAGTCCGAGGACGAGGCGAAGATCAAGGAGGTCCTCGCGCTCGCGAACGTCCTCGCCGCGCCGTACGGGACGGTGGAGTTCGACACCATCAACAACGGCGTCGAGGGCGTCCACTACACGCGCGGTGCCGACCGGGTGCCCGTCCCGACCGAGCTCGCGGCGGTCGAGCTGCAGCCGACGTACATCTTCCTCGTCGACCCGCCCACGGCGGAGGCCCGGGTGCAGTACCCCGGCTACGTGAAGGCGGCCTCCGAGTGGCGCGCGATGGCGGCCGGCTACGCGCAGGACCCGCTGTTCTACGCGCAGCAGATCGTCGAGCCCGCGCAGTACGCGTCGATCGGGCAGCCGTTCGAGGACCTCGAGAAGGACATCTCGCGCGGCCGCAAGTCGATGGACGACCTGGACGCGGCGGTCGAGACGTGGCGGGCGTCGGGCGGCGAGGAGCTGCGCGCGTTCTACCAGGACGTCCTGGACAGCCAGTCCTGA
- a CDS encoding glycoside hydrolase family 3 protein, with translation MADDAPPTPPFRDPALPHAERARDLLQRLTPDEKVAFLHQRVPAVPRLGLAEFRTGTEALHGVAWLGTATTFPQPVGLAATWDLDLVTQVGEVVGTEVRAKHAADPTVSLNVWAPVVNPLRHPRWGRNEEGFSEDPYLTATLATAYARGLRGDHPVYWRTVPTLKHLLAYSVETDRAVLSAQLPPRALHEYELPAFLGPVRAGVVGAVMPSYNLVNGRPTHVSKDLIDALRDERDGFLLVVSDAGAPTNLVTGERYHADHPTAVAAALRAGVDSFTDHDADASVTTGRVHAALDAGLLEEADVDRAVLRQLELRIATGELDPDLDPWAGVGPEAIDLPAHRHLARRAAAAGVVILENDGVLPLRDGLRVAVVGPHADQVCTDWYSGTPPYTVTLAEAFASRFGAERVTLVDGADRVALRSTTTGRYVRPGDDGTLVADAPHADDATHVDLTSWGEGLHTLRSLRTGRLWTGAQWILRADAERVGGWVVQESFRVHDNGDDTVSVQHVGSGRWLVVQRDGGVLVADAASPQQAERFTVRTVHSGHALAAAAARDADVVVLALGNDPHLLGRETEDRPHLRLPHAQAELARTVLDANPATVLTVVSSYPYVLGDLGESAAAVVWTAHAGQELGHGLVDVLTGDVEPTGRLTQQWPADEAHVGDLFDHDPVGGGHTYWYAPHPARWAFGHGLTYSTVEYLGLTVDAEDDLDELSVATVRVIVQNTGDRVADELVQVYAAAPGHRLPYPRRILVSFERVRLEPGETREVALAVAVAGLAVWDVTSGSFVVEPGGYELHAGSSSGDLPLVADLKVTGTPVPPRTLLGGWARAVDHDERADVRLVPRDRDAGTAVEVAPGARSGWVLLRDVDLHGVGGLELTVARSGPGAAAVHVEVREGRRWERVATAAVPEGTDRWGWHTVRATPHHTLPTWGETDVRLVLDGAARLGEVRGTRAG, from the coding sequence GTGGCCGACGACGCCCCGCCCACCCCGCCCTTCCGCGACCCCGCCCTCCCCCACGCCGAACGCGCCCGCGACCTCCTGCAGCGGCTCACGCCGGACGAGAAGGTCGCGTTCCTGCACCAGCGCGTGCCCGCCGTGCCGCGGCTCGGGCTCGCCGAGTTCCGGACCGGCACCGAGGCGCTGCACGGCGTCGCCTGGCTCGGCACCGCGACGACGTTCCCGCAGCCCGTCGGCCTCGCCGCGACGTGGGACCTCGACCTCGTCACGCAGGTCGGCGAGGTCGTCGGCACCGAGGTGCGCGCCAAGCACGCGGCCGACCCGACGGTGTCGCTCAACGTCTGGGCACCCGTCGTCAACCCGCTGCGGCACCCGCGGTGGGGCCGCAACGAGGAGGGCTTCTCCGAGGACCCGTACCTCACCGCGACGCTCGCGACCGCCTACGCGCGCGGGCTGCGCGGCGACCACCCCGTCTACTGGCGGACCGTCCCGACGCTCAAGCACCTGCTCGCGTACAGCGTCGAGACGGACCGCGCCGTGCTCAGCGCACAGCTGCCGCCGCGCGCGCTGCACGAGTACGAGCTGCCCGCGTTCCTCGGGCCCGTGCGCGCCGGCGTCGTCGGCGCCGTCATGCCGTCGTACAACCTCGTCAACGGCCGGCCGACGCACGTGTCGAAGGACCTGATCGACGCCCTGCGCGACGAGCGTGACGGGTTCCTGCTCGTCGTGTCCGACGCCGGCGCGCCCACCAACCTCGTCACCGGCGAGCGGTACCACGCGGACCACCCGACCGCGGTGGCCGCCGCCCTGCGCGCCGGCGTGGACTCGTTCACCGACCACGACGCCGACGCGTCGGTCACCACCGGCCGCGTGCACGCCGCGCTCGACGCCGGGCTGCTGGAGGAGGCCGACGTCGACCGCGCCGTGCTGCGCCAGCTCGAGCTGCGGATCGCGACCGGCGAGCTCGACCCCGACCTCGACCCGTGGGCGGGCGTCGGCCCCGAGGCGATCGACCTGCCCGCGCACCGCCACCTCGCCCGCCGGGCCGCCGCCGCCGGCGTCGTCATCCTCGAGAACGACGGCGTCCTGCCGCTGCGCGACGGCCTGCGGGTCGCGGTCGTCGGTCCGCACGCCGACCAGGTCTGCACCGACTGGTACTCGGGCACCCCGCCGTACACCGTGACGCTCGCGGAGGCGTTCGCCTCCCGGTTCGGGGCGGAGCGGGTCACGCTCGTCGACGGCGCCGACCGTGTCGCACTCCGCTCGACGACCACCGGCCGGTACGTGCGCCCCGGCGACGACGGGACCCTCGTCGCCGACGCACCGCACGCCGACGACGCCACGCACGTCGACCTGACGTCGTGGGGCGAGGGTCTGCACACGCTGCGGTCGCTGCGCACCGGACGCCTCTGGACCGGCGCGCAGTGGATCCTGCGCGCCGACGCCGAGCGCGTCGGCGGGTGGGTCGTGCAGGAGTCCTTCCGCGTGCACGACAACGGCGACGACACCGTGTCCGTGCAGCACGTCGGGTCCGGCCGCTGGCTCGTCGTGCAGCGCGACGGCGGCGTCCTCGTCGCCGACGCGGCGTCCCCGCAGCAGGCCGAGCGGTTCACCGTGCGCACCGTGCACTCCGGGCACGCGCTCGCCGCGGCCGCCGCGCGGGACGCCGACGTCGTGGTCCTCGCCCTCGGCAACGACCCGCACCTGCTCGGACGCGAGACCGAGGACCGCCCCCACCTGCGCCTCCCCCACGCGCAGGCCGAGCTCGCGCGCACCGTGCTCGACGCCAACCCGGCCACCGTGCTGACCGTCGTGTCGTCCTACCCGTACGTCCTCGGCGACCTCGGCGAGTCCGCCGCCGCCGTCGTGTGGACCGCGCACGCCGGGCAGGAGCTCGGGCACGGGCTCGTCGACGTGCTCACCGGCGACGTCGAGCCGACCGGACGCCTCACGCAGCAGTGGCCCGCCGACGAGGCGCACGTCGGCGACCTGTTCGACCACGACCCCGTCGGCGGCGGACACACGTACTGGTACGCCCCGCACCCCGCGCGCTGGGCGTTCGGGCACGGGCTCACCTACAGCACCGTCGAGTACCTCGGCCTGACAGTCGACGCCGAGGACGACCTCGACGAGCTCTCCGTCGCCACCGTGCGCGTCATCGTGCAGAACACCGGCGACCGCGTCGCCGACGAGCTCGTCCAGGTCTACGCCGCCGCGCCCGGGCACCGGCTGCCGTACCCGCGGCGCATCCTCGTGAGCTTCGAGCGTGTGCGCCTCGAACCCGGAGAGACGCGCGAGGTGGCCCTGGCCGTGGCCGTCGCCGGCCTCGCCGTGTGGGACGTCACGAGCGGGTCGTTCGTCGTCGAGCCCGGCGGGTACGAGCTGCACGCCGGGTCGTCGTCCGGGGACCTGCCCCTCGTCGCCGACCTCAAGGTCACCGGGACGCCCGTCCCGCCGCGCACGCTCCTCGGCGGCTGGGCACGCGCCGTTGACCACGACGAGCGCGCCGACGTCCGGCTGGTCCCCCGCGACCGCGACGCGGGGACGGCCGTCGAGGTGGCGCCGGGCGCCCGGTCCGGGTGGGTGCTGCTGCGTGACGTCGACCTGCACGGCGTCGGCGGGCTCGAGCTCACCGTCGCCCGGTCCGGTCCCGGCGCCGCCGCCGTCCACGTCGAGGTGCGCGAAGGGCGGCGCTGGGAGCGCGTCGCGACCGCCGCCGTCCCCGAGGGCACCGACCGGTGGGGCTGGCACACGGTGCGCGCGACGCCGCACCACACGCTGCCGACCTGGGGCGAGACCGACGTGCGGCTCGTGCTCGACGGGGCCGCCCGGCTCGGCGAGGTGCGCGGGACGCGCGCGGGCTGA
- a CDS encoding VOC family protein codes for MATFIKSVTFDAADALALAGFWAAALGSDVDEDSTRDKAFVEPAGWGGPTLWFQRVPEPKTAKNRLHFDLRAPDGDVPAEVARLRALGATVVVVRDDGLTVMRDPEGNEFCVE; via the coding sequence GTGGCGACCTTCATCAAGAGCGTGACGTTCGACGCGGCCGACGCCCTCGCGCTCGCGGGCTTCTGGGCGGCGGCGCTCGGGAGCGACGTCGACGAGGACTCGACGCGCGACAAGGCGTTCGTCGAGCCCGCGGGCTGGGGCGGCCCGACGTTGTGGTTCCAGCGGGTGCCCGAGCCGAAGACCGCGAAGAACCGGCTGCACTTCGACCTGCGGGCGCCCGACGGCGACGTGCCCGCCGAGGTCGCGCGCCTGCGCGCCCTGGGTGCGACGGTCGTCGTGGTGCGGGACGACGGGCTGACGGTGATGCGCGACCCGGAGGGCAACGAGTTCTGCGTCGAGTGA
- a CDS encoding N-acetylglucosamine-6-phosphate deacetylase, with product MSADSRPAPAGTTGSTPLVLRGRVVTPARVLDDGVVVVEGATLAWVGPADRVPAPWEVPAERTGTLLPGLVDVHCHGGGGASFPDAADVGTARTAAREHLRHGTTSLVASLVTAPRDVLLGRTAVLADLADAGEIVGIHLEGPFLSADRCGAQNPADMQPGDAALVTEVAAAARGHLVTMTVAPEVTGVADGSGTADARADVLAALVDAGALPSVGHTDASAAQVDVAVDRAFDLLASAPAARSGRLTATHLFNGMRPLHHRDPGPVAACLAAAARGELVVELVADGTHLADDTVRAVLDLVGPGSVAFVTDAMAAAGMPDGDYRLGPMAVRVADGVARIVEADGSTPPGGGAIAGGVAHLLDVVRNVVAAGVPLEDAVLAAATTPADVLGRRDLGALVAGRRADVVVVDDALAPVRVMRAGAWVA from the coding sequence GTGAGCGCCGACTCCCGCCCCGCCCCGGCCGGTACGACCGGCTCCACCCCGCTCGTCCTGCGCGGACGCGTCGTCACACCGGCCCGCGTGCTCGACGACGGCGTCGTCGTCGTCGAGGGCGCGACGCTCGCGTGGGTCGGCCCCGCGGACCGCGTGCCCGCGCCGTGGGAGGTGCCTGCCGAACGTACGGGCACGCTGCTTCCCGGGCTCGTCGACGTGCACTGCCACGGCGGCGGCGGCGCGAGCTTCCCCGACGCCGCCGACGTCGGGACGGCGCGCACCGCGGCGCGCGAGCACCTGCGCCACGGCACGACGAGCCTCGTCGCGTCGCTCGTCACCGCACCGCGCGACGTGCTGCTCGGACGGACCGCCGTGCTCGCCGACCTCGCCGACGCGGGGGAGATCGTCGGCATCCACCTCGAGGGGCCGTTCCTGTCCGCCGACCGCTGCGGCGCCCAGAACCCCGCGGACATGCAGCCCGGCGACGCGGCGCTGGTCACGGAGGTCGCCGCGGCGGCGCGCGGGCACCTCGTCACCATGACGGTCGCCCCCGAGGTCACGGGGGTCGCGGACGGCTCCGGGACGGCGGACGCGCGTGCGGACGTGCTGGCCGCGCTGGTGGACGCGGGGGCTCTCCCGTCGGTCGGCCACACCGACGCGTCGGCGGCGCAGGTCGACGTGGCCGTCGACCGGGCGTTCGACCTGCTGGCGTCGGCCCCGGCGGCGCGGTCGGGCCGTCTGACGGCGACGCACCTGTTCAACGGCATGCGTCCGCTGCACCACCGCGACCCCGGCCCGGTCGCCGCGTGCCTCGCGGCGGCGGCGCGGGGCGAGCTCGTCGTCGAGCTCGTGGCCGACGGCACGCACCTCGCCGACGACACGGTGCGGGCGGTGCTCGACCTCGTCGGTCCGGGGTCGGTCGCGTTCGTGACGGACGCGATGGCGGCGGCCGGGATGCCCGACGGCGACTACCGCCTGGGGCCGATGGCCGTCCGCGTGGCCGACGGGGTCGCCCGGATCGTCGAGGCGGACGGGTCGACGCCCCCGGGCGGCGGCGCGATCGCGGGTGGTGTCGCCCACCTGCTCGACGTCGTGCGGAACGTCGTCGCGGCCGGCGTGCCGCTCGAGGACGCGGTGCTCGCGGCGGCGACGACGCCCGCGGACGTGCTCGGCCGGCGCGACCTGGGTGCGCTCGTCGCGGGCCGGCGCGCCGACGTCGTGGTCGTCGACGACGCGCTGGCGCCGGTGCGCGTCATGCGCGCGGGTGCCTGGGTGGCCTGA